The following proteins are encoded in a genomic region of Glycine soja cultivar W05 chromosome 17, ASM419377v2, whole genome shotgun sequence:
- the LOC114392774 gene encoding F-box protein PP2-B10-like isoform X1, with protein sequence MELQDLPEGCIAKILSYTTPVDACRLSVSIAFRSAAKSDTVWDCFLLSDFTSFIPPSSTSKNDLYFTLSDLPTIMDQGRKSVQLAKGPGRSVTCFPLEIWPLYGVILFDIGSGQACQSPTRFQEVAMLRAVCWFDISGSINTLTLSSNTHYSASLVFKMINPSGFHYHPTVLSVGIFGGNSNTKYVCLDPNLKGNHRFQELQCPKVRSDGWLEI encoded by the exons ATGGAGTTGCAAGATTTGCCAGAAGGATGCATTGCAAAAATACTGTCATACACCACACCTGTGGATGCATGCAGGCTCTCAGTTTCCATAGCCTTTCGTTCTGCAGCTAAATCAGACACTGTGTGGGATTGTTTTCTCCTCTCTGATTTCACCTCCTTCATTCCTCCTTCCTCTACATCTAAGAATGATCTCTATTTCACTCTCTCGGACCTCCCCACCATCATGGATCAGGGTAGAAAG AGTGTTCAATTGGCAAAAGGACCGGGAAGAAGTGTTACATGCTTTCCGCTAGAAATCTGGCCATTATATGGGGTGATACTGTTCGACATTGGGAGTGGACAAGCCTGCCAGAGTCCAA CCAGGTTCCAAGAAGTTGCTATGCTTCGGGCTGTGTGCTGGTTTGACATTAGTGGGAGCATAAACACTCTTACCTTGTCCTCAAATACTCATTATTCAGCTTCACTAGTGTTCAAGATGATCAATCCCAGTGGATTTCACTACCATCCCACGGTGTTATCAGTTGGCATTTTTGGAGGCAATAGCAATACCAAATATGTTTGTTTGGACCCCAACTTAAAAGGTAATCATCGCTTCCAAGAACTACAATGTCCTAAAGTGAGAAGTGATGGGTGGTTGGAGATTTAG
- the LOC114392774 gene encoding F-box protein PP2-B3-like isoform X2, which translates to MELQDLPEGCIAKILSYTTPVDACRLSVSIAFRSAAKSDTVWDCFLLSDFTSFIPPSSTSKNDLYFTLSDLPTIMDQGRKSVQLAKGPGRSVTCFPLEIWPLYGVILFDIGSGQACQSPSSKKLLCFGLCAGLTLVGA; encoded by the exons ATGGAGTTGCAAGATTTGCCAGAAGGATGCATTGCAAAAATACTGTCATACACCACACCTGTGGATGCATGCAGGCTCTCAGTTTCCATAGCCTTTCGTTCTGCAGCTAAATCAGACACTGTGTGGGATTGTTTTCTCCTCTCTGATTTCACCTCCTTCATTCCTCCTTCCTCTACATCTAAGAATGATCTCTATTTCACTCTCTCGGACCTCCCCACCATCATGGATCAGGGTAGAAAG AGTGTTCAATTGGCAAAAGGACCGGGAAGAAGTGTTACATGCTTTCCGCTAGAAATCTGGCCATTATATGGGGTGATACTGTTCGACATTGGGAGTGGACAAGCCTGCCAGAGTCCAA GTTCCAAGAAGTTGCTATGCTTCGGGCTGTGTGCTGGTTTGACATTAGTGGGAGCATAA